The Litchfieldia alkalitelluris genome has a window encoding:
- a CDS encoding protein kinase family protein, with translation MKKKKLSLQLIIRRNERILAKIESGQEYFLKGESANKEYWEACCFYARALSEQGMNVTHCEKSINDTYVIQAEDKVFSLERSLSGEPMEFITDREINEIGRLLGIQHSLSSKITTPFTKGTSWSLFGGNQTGEIGDYDENELSYLDLKKQYETHHLLPKIELLFKQFRQTLYKIWSILPQGAVQGDFCYYNMLQEKDRSLAIYDFN, from the coding sequence ATGAAAAAGAAAAAATTGTCACTACAGTTGATCATACGAAGGAATGAACGCATTTTAGCAAAGATTGAATCAGGGCAAGAATACTTCTTAAAAGGAGAATCTGCAAATAAAGAATATTGGGAAGCTTGTTGTTTTTATGCAAGGGCCTTATCAGAACAAGGAATGAATGTGACTCATTGTGAAAAATCCATAAATGATACGTATGTCATCCAAGCTGAGGATAAAGTTTTTTCTTTAGAACGCAGTCTATCTGGTGAACCAATGGAATTCATAACAGATAGAGAAATCAATGAGATCGGCCGTTTATTAGGTATCCAGCACTCTTTGTCTAGTAAAATAACAACGCCATTCACTAAAGGGACATCGTGGAGTTTATTTGGAGGCAATCAAACGGGTGAGATTGGAGATTATGATGAAAATGAATTAAGCTATTTGGATCTTAAGAAACAATATGAAACTCATCATTTGTTGCCCAAAATTGAATTATTATTTAAACAATTCCGCCAAACTCTTTATAAAATATGGAGTATTTTACCTCAAGGGGCAGTTCAGGGAGATTTCTGCTACTACAATATGCTTCAAGAAAAAGATAGAAGTCTAGCCATTTATGATTTTAATTAG
- a CDS encoding sensor domain-containing protein: MIIENKEQNSRIFRQFFSQLGTYIKDDQTESDFVGLMFENLIEKAPIGIYILEEGSLSYVNSYYSDLLGYTKAELTQGLVSLKQIIHPEDYPTIQNRIECRRKGDKKVARYRIRQINKKGKLIYTEIQSFMDVVRNKMVLFGSVTDITEQFNAQQMLQESNEKYKCLFESSPDAMYSIDENGILIDVNPAGELLTGYSIKEMKGMPFMPLIAPEDLPEAIKHFESAKIGEPSSGELVLIRQDKQKIHIETTHFPMKVNGEIVGTYGTARDITRKKIYDEKMKELAFYDPLTRLPNRKLFEDRLEQIINLSKKDEKLFSVIFLDLDRFKFINDSMGHHIGDEFLKLVAERLKQTIRNTDTLSRLAGDEFTILVPDTTKEEVIIMTERIIQNLAEPFHVSGHWLSVSASIGIAFSTGINVGVSEVIRHADTAMYKTKKFRQSQYTIYSEEMEAETLYKLTIERDLPLAVKNNELELHYQPILDLESEKVIAMEALVRWHHPVLGMVPPNDFIRVAEECGQIIPIGIWVLETACIQNKKWQNSGMNPFKVAVNVSTKQLQQYDFVDTIKNLLIKSGLDPKWLELEVTESILLDNVEEIKDSLTILRGIGVSISIDDFGTGYTSLSYLRQYPFDTVKIDKIFIDDISRDLNGKRITSAIISLAHSLNMNVVAEGIEGETELLFLKREKCDAGQGYYFNKPMSVHSLPNDLFKK; the protein is encoded by the coding sequence ATGATAATAGAAAATAAAGAACAAAATTCACGGATTTTTCGCCAATTTTTTAGTCAGTTAGGGACCTATATAAAAGACGATCAAACTGAATCAGATTTTGTCGGATTAATGTTTGAAAATTTGATTGAAAAAGCACCTATTGGAATTTATATACTAGAAGAAGGTTCTCTTTCATATGTTAATAGCTATTATTCGGATCTTTTGGGATATACAAAAGCAGAACTAACACAAGGTCTTGTATCTCTTAAACAAATAATTCATCCTGAAGATTATCCAACGATTCAAAATAGAATTGAATGCAGAAGAAAAGGTGATAAGAAGGTAGCGAGATATCGTATACGACAAATTAATAAAAAAGGGAAGTTAATATACACTGAAATTCAAAGCTTTATGGATGTCGTTCGTAATAAGATGGTACTCTTTGGCAGTGTGACAGATATAACGGAACAATTCAATGCCCAACAAATGCTGCAAGAGAGCAATGAAAAATATAAATGCCTTTTTGAAAGTAGTCCAGATGCCATGTATTCAATCGATGAAAACGGGATTTTGATTGATGTTAATCCGGCAGGTGAACTGCTTACAGGTTATTCGATTAAGGAAATGAAGGGAATGCCTTTCATGCCCCTTATTGCACCAGAGGATTTACCAGAAGCTATTAAGCATTTTGAAAGTGCTAAAATTGGGGAACCGAGCAGTGGAGAGTTGGTTCTTATCCGACAAGACAAACAAAAAATTCATATAGAAACAACCCATTTTCCTATGAAGGTAAATGGAGAAATTGTTGGTACCTATGGAACAGCAAGGGACATCACGAGAAAAAAAATATACGATGAGAAAATGAAGGAACTCGCTTTTTATGACCCTCTTACCAGGTTACCAAACCGTAAGTTATTTGAAGATCGGTTAGAGCAAATTATTAATCTTTCAAAGAAAGATGAGAAATTATTTTCTGTTATTTTTCTTGATTTAGATCGGTTTAAGTTTATAAATGATTCTATGGGTCATCATATCGGAGATGAGTTTTTAAAGTTGGTGGCAGAAAGATTAAAACAAACTATAAGGAATACAGATACGTTAAGCCGATTAGCCGGGGATGAATTCACCATTCTAGTGCCTGATACTACTAAAGAGGAAGTAATTATTATGACTGAGCGAATTATCCAAAATTTAGCTGAACCCTTCCACGTGTCTGGACATTGGTTAAGTGTTTCGGCAAGCATTGGAATTGCATTCAGCACTGGAATAAATGTTGGCGTTTCCGAAGTAATTCGTCATGCGGATACTGCAATGTACAAAACGAAGAAATTTAGGCAGAGTCAATATACGATTTATTCTGAGGAAATGGAAGCGGAAACTTTATATAAATTAACAATTGAAAGGGATTTACCCCTTGCAGTTAAAAACAATGAGTTGGAATTGCATTATCAGCCGATTCTGGACTTAGAAAGTGAAAAAGTGATTGCAATGGAAGCACTAGTTCGTTGGCACCACCCAGTGCTTGGAATGGTTCCCCCAAATGATTTTATTCGTGTAGCAGAGGAATGCGGGCAAATTATTCCTATTGGGATTTGGGTTCTAGAAACTGCATGCATCCAAAATAAGAAGTGGCAGAATTCCGGAATGAATCCATTTAAAGTAGCAGTCAATGTTTCTACTAAACAACTGCAACAATATGACTTTGTTGACACCATTAAAAACCTATTGATTAAATCAGGGTTGGATCCGAAATGGCTTGAACTCGAGGTAACTGAGAGTATTCTACTTGATAATGTTGAGGAAATAAAAGATAGTTTAACAATACTGAGAGGAATTGGCGTATCGATTTCCATTGATGATTTTGGTACTGGCTATACTTCTTTAAGCTATCTCCGTCAATATCCTTTTGACACAGTGAAAATCGATAAAATTTTTATTGATGACATTAGTCGAGATTTAAATGGGAAAAGGATTACATCCGCAATTATATCTCTAGCACATAGTTTAAATATGAATGTAGTTGCGGAAGGTATCGAAGGTGAGACAGAACTACTATTTTTAAAGAGAGAGAAGTGTGATGCAGGGCAAGGCTATTATTTTAATAAGCCGATGTCGGTTCATTCACTCCCGAATGACTTGTTTAAAAAATAA
- a CDS encoding serine hydrolase, with translation MILGIPAAVAFKSTINDMSLYLKHKMGMIDNPLKEAIDLTHTYQSIKAHKMANMGLSWFIEEKKWSKYPLIHHRGTTMGFHTYFGFIKEEQIGIVMFSTIQLTTFRMKDYKPNSSARSVSRSNSCGCDHIHSRYVECSNHVSISLS, from the coding sequence TTGATACTAGGTATTCCAGCTGCGGTTGCATTTAAAAGCACAATTAATGATATGAGTCTTTATTTAAAGCACAAAATGGGAATGATAGATAATCCTTTAAAAGAAGCAATTGACTTAACCCATACATATCAATCTATTAAAGCTCATAAAATGGCAAACATGGGTCTTAGCTGGTTTATCGAGGAAAAGAAATGGAGTAAGTATCCACTTATCCATCATAGAGGTACAACAATGGGCTTTCATACGTATTTTGGTTTTATAAAAGAAGAACAAATAGGGATCGTCATGTTCTCAACCATACAGCTAACTACTTTTAGAATGAAAGACTATAAGCCTAATTCCTCAGCAAGAAGTGTTTCCAGAAGTAATTCTTGTGGTTGTGACCACATACACTCTAGATATGTAGAGTGCTCGAACCACGTTAGTATTTCCTTATCTTAG
- a CDS encoding WxL domain-containing protein translates to MNISNNPRIKKLFVFLTLVLLLGIVIVPKVTIASSSEGFASATIKPGPLTLETPRESTKFTLNEEKSIVTGNAGTLVVTDATGSGLGWRVLVTGSPILETKADGSTTILSEGSVRLYKGGAKMTSNGRSFPHFFDSNYLVLVKGKPNTVLTAYNDEGMGQFHISFADDSLRMYLPNYNETSTYSVSITWSITQGP, encoded by the coding sequence ATGAATATAAGTAATAATCCTAGAATTAAAAAGTTATTTGTTTTCTTAACACTTGTTCTGTTACTTGGTATTGTAATAGTTCCCAAAGTGACGATCGCTTCATCAAGTGAAGGTTTTGCTTCGGCTACGATTAAGCCAGGCCCTCTTACACTTGAAACACCACGTGAGTCTACTAAATTTACTTTAAATGAAGAGAAAAGTATTGTAACGGGCAATGCAGGAACATTAGTTGTCACAGATGCCACGGGTTCTGGTTTAGGATGGAGAGTTTTGGTAACAGGATCACCTATCCTAGAAACCAAAGCAGATGGTTCAACTACCATTCTGTCTGAAGGTTCTGTTAGATTGTATAAAGGTGGAGCAAAGATGACATCAAATGGCAGGTCGTTCCCACACTTCTTTGATTCTAACTATCTTGTGTTAGTTAAAGGTAAGCCAAACACGGTATTGACTGCTTACAACGATGAAGGAATGGGGCAATTTCACATCTCGTTTGCTGATGACTCGCTCCGTATGTATCTACCAAATTATAACGAAACATCCACTTACTCTGTATCTATTACTTGGTCTATCACTCAAGGCCCTTAA
- a CDS encoding SF0329 family protein — protein sequence MVWSKLKQNLESFLCPALYGRVEYRATSYRYLPDKAGLCYISVDKKNVLNMSDTTNLIRWYQTELEIKNDSDIQISITNEDIEAVRKETKGIVPEDRLKVIARGRKLSEYAKELFSAQSSLSKSNFIVVANKFLSTSIEESIESNDILLNILALVDRRVGKKRILNMTEKMKLKHPIVQYFYELRLSTF from the coding sequence ATGGTCTGGAGCAAATTGAAGCAAAATCTGGAGAGTTTTCTTTGTCCTGCATTATATGGAAGGGTTGAATATCGTGCAACCAGCTACCGTTATTTACCTGATAAGGCAGGACTTTGTTATATTTCGGTAGATAAAAAGAATGTACTCAATATGAGTGATACAACTAACTTAATCAGATGGTATCAGACGGAACTGGAAATTAAGAATGATTCAGATATCCAAATTTCTATCACCAATGAGGATATTGAAGCGGTAAGAAAAGAAACGAAAGGGATAGTTCCGGAGGATCGGCTAAAAGTAATTGCAAGGGGTAGAAAATTATCAGAATATGCAAAGGAGCTTTTTTCAGCGCAGTCATCATTAAGCAAATCAAATTTTATCGTTGTAGCTAATAAGTTTTTATCCACTTCTATAGAGGAAAGCATAGAGAGCAATGATATCCTATTGAATATTCTAGCTTTAGTGGACAGAAGGGTTGGAAAAAAACGAATTTTAAACATGACCGAGAAGATGAAGTTAAAACATCCAATCGTGCAGTATTTTTATGAACTACGGCTTAGTACGTTTTGA
- a CDS encoding DUF2269 family protein: MHVIAAVCSLGAVFANPSIMKKGVTVSAAKQAIETAGTVEKYAKTGSITLLVSGIVLGILNPYLWSQAWYVVALVLYLAVQPVLIIAIPKRVGKLVELLEKADGEELPKEYLPIAMQIGKLDNIARASVVVLIVLMSLKPF, from the coding sequence ATTCATGTAATTGCGGCTGTTTGCAGTCTAGGTGCTGTATTTGCTAATCCCTCTATCATGAAGAAAGGGGTAACGGTATCTGCAGCAAAACAGGCTATAGAAACTGCTGGTACTGTTGAAAAGTACGCGAAAACAGGAAGTATCACTCTTCTAGTATCAGGTATAGTTCTTGGGATTTTAAATCCGTATCTATGGTCACAAGCATGGTATGTTGTAGCTTTAGTTTTATATCTAGCAGTGCAACCCGTTTTAATAATCGCAATCCCTAAAAGGGTCGGGAAATTAGTGGAATTGCTAGAGAAAGCGGATGGTGAAGAATTACCTAAAGAATATCTTCCAATCGCTATGCAAATTGGTAAGCTAGATAATATCGCTAGAGCTTCTGTTGTCGTTTTAATTGTTTTAATGTCATTAAAACCTTTCTGA